The genomic segment TTTGTATTGCACCTCGACGATGATCTGCAGTCAGTCTTTCCTCTCTGAATAAGGAACGCATGGAATGGTATAaaggcggtggtgatgatggcggtggtggtggcggtggaaacTAATAGTAAGAAACGTAGctgccgaaaaaaaaaaaaaaaaaaatgcatgacaACCACTTGTTTCAGctattacacaaacacacacacacacacacacacacacacacacacacacacgcatgcgtagtgtagtggttagcacacttggctcacaaccgagaaggcttgggttcgagtcccgagcgcggcgaggcaaatgggcaagcctcttaatgtgtagctcttgttcacctagcagtaagtaggtacaggatgtaactcataGTCtcgtggcctcactttcccggtgtgtggagtgtgttgtggtctcagccctacccgaagattggtctatgagctctgagcttgctccgtaatggggaaggctgggtgAGTGATCAGCAAAcggccgtggtgaattacaaccacttacacacacacacacacacacacgtacagtggTATAGCAGTGCTACTAAAACATTCGATAAAACGTTTCCTTGTCTCCCTTGTaagttaaatgaaaaatagaatgaaatagatatataaataaacagcaATACCTAAGTTTCCTACCACAAGTACAGTTCGCAGCATTATTTCCTACATCTCATTACAGCGGAAATCATCCTTATGATGTCGAGCAGATACAAGACTTTAGGAAATGTAGGACACATCCTGTATGCCCGATCTAATACACAGCTCTAAGCAATGGTACTGTGCAGTGCAAATATTTCATAGTATATGGATTATCactgttccttcccttcttgcctCACTCCACTACACTGCAGTATACATTTAAGGTCATGAAGTGGACGGCGCTACCCCTTGGGCACTCCTGCTTTTCTTTGTCCATGCATTACATGTCCGCAGTCTGCGATTGTGTGTGAGACTCAGTAGAAGAAATTATGGTGACCTTGTGTAACCCTACTAGTTTATTGATTACGTCTCGAATGGTTTATACATAACTATACTGAGGATACTCCACATTCTCCGTACTGGTTATTTTGTTACACACTAGATAGTTGGTTCTGCTTCAAAAAGATAGTGCGATACTCTTTCGGCTGGAGTGATTTCCAGACAAAAAAGTGAGTGATCAAGGTTCAGGCAACATCGCCTCCTCAAGTTGTTCTGTCCCTTCATAATGTTCTTCATGCGCAAGATAATTCTGAATGTTAAGCGGCTTTCCTTATTGCATCATTCACTCAGCACTGAATCTTCAACCACATCCTTTGGTCTTGAAGTTGCAAGTTGACTACTTTAGTCTCTCTTGTACCAGTATTATGTAACTTTTCTGCCGTGAAGTCTAccttatataataaaaagaacctAGTAGAAATATAATTACTATGGGAAATATGGCATGAGAAATTCACAGAACTTATCCTTTTTTGCACATAGACACAATACACCTGCATATTCCGTGCTGCCAGACGCACaatattatctatttatatggAAGTACTTTATAACAGTCTCTCACCATCTCTTAGTCATTTACTTCCACTTCATACTGGTGCTGCTATAAACACTGACAAGGCGGGGAGCATCGCGAAGTACAATATTTTTCCGGTGGTGAGCGGTTCCTGTATCTTGCAAGACCTTACCAGTGGAGAGGCGGGACAAGTGTTGAGACGAACATCAGACACCGAGTTGTGTGGTCGGTAGTAGAACACTGAAGCACAATAAACTGAGTTACCATACTGCACCTTGCTCCTGGCGACGTGTGTGTGAGGACATCACAACAAATCTTGTTACGCCAGGTCTGTAGATCTGCATGTACAGTGTGACGCCCTCCAACGTTGCAGGTGTGAAACAACTGTTATaaagttgtttatttttttctcggaAAAGTCACTTCCACAGCTGATATTTAGATTATACACTAGCAAACAAGTGATACACTCATATGCCTATACTGCCTCAGCTAATGAAGGTATTAATAACGTATCCCTGAATATTACGGagtttggttttgttttcattttttttttcacgtatcaTCTCTTTTTCGTATTTGATCCTCTACCAAGGATAGTGTTCAAGCGAGTGGCGCCTGACAGTTGTCACTCACGTTGTCTGGAAGGTGATGGTGAGCGAACGACTGCGGAGTGGTGGCAAGTGTTAACCGGGTCAGGCGAAAAGACGTGGCGTTATTCTATTCCTGTGATCAAACAGTAGCCGGCACGAAAAGGTAATGAATCCTACTGGAGTATACCTGTGATGAGTGTAGAAATTTTGAGGAGCTTGTTTCTCTTGTCATCTTCTATAAACCTGCACTCGCTTCAGGACGATTAATTTCGGAAACGTGCGACGAATGTTGGTTTTGAGGAGGCGGCGCACAATGATGCAGCGTGGGCGGAGAGTGTCTGCTGCCAAGCAAACACAAAAACCCTCTCAGCGCTCATAATGACCAATAAAACGTTTCAACCGGCCACAGCTGACGACAGTgtacccttcagtaccattcatggtttgtgtgtgtgtgtgtgtgtgtgtgtgtgtgtgtgtgtgtgtgtgtgtgtgtgtgtgtacgcgcgctgTAAATATGTATATGAAGAAATTTTTGGTTGGTTTTATTTGATATATTGTGTGAATAAATAATATACAAATGTCTATTATCATTAaggattatgattttttttttcagtttcagcTCACATAGCAGACTGCCGTGTTTGTCTGTCCATCAGACACTGGCGTCACCCCCCAGCCCTTCCACCAGTCCAAGCCTTGACGTCGCGCTCCAGGGACCAGCTAGTATCAGCATACAAAAGATGGTCTACCGAAGACCTTCAGGGACGCTCCCTTTTCCTAGTGTGTATTTGTGCATCCCTGGGCCCCGGGTAGTGGGCATGGTAGCCGCCGTGATGTGCAGCTTCCTAGGCACAGTTCTGGCACAATTTGGTCCTCAGTGTGAAGAGATAAAGATTCCCATGTGTCGCCAAATGCCGTATAACCTTACACGGATGCccaacctcctccaccactccacgCAGGAGAATGCACAACTGGCCATCGAGCAGTTCAAGGTGAGGATCATGCTTGCAGGCACCTCACGCGCTACTCTGCTTTACAAGCCTTCACTCGTAAAACTGTTCATTTGCATAGGAGTACACACAACGTACAAATAacgataggtagacagacaaacagacggaaagatagatagacagatttacatagataagataaacaggtaaatagataaatagatagatgagtaaagaaatgaataaatgaataaataatctaATAGCATtacgataatgaaaataataataataataataatgataataataataataatgataataataataataataataataagaataataataataataacaatagtaataacagataataaaacaaaaaactgtCTGCTTCAGTAACTCTATTTCCACAGCTTTTGGGATGGACCAAGTGTTCGGATCAGCTGGAGTTTTTCTTGTGCTCCATGTACGCTCCGATCTGCACGCTGGACTTTGTGAGTGAAGCCATCCCGCCCTGTCGCAGCGTGTGTGAGGCCGCGCGAGAGGGATGTGAGCCCCTGTTGGCCAAGTTTGACATCCCGTGGCCGTCTGCCCTAGCCTGTGAAGCCTTGCCCTGGTACGACCGTAGCGTGTGTATCACTCCCCAGGCCATCATctctggtgagtgtgtgtgtgtgtgtgtgtgtgtgtgtgtgtgtgtgtgtgtgtgtgtgtgtgtgtgtgtgcgtgcgtgagagagagagagagagagagagagagagaaagagagagagagagagagagataatgaacaacataacataaaacacacacagccacatacacatacacacacacacacacacacacacacacacacacacacatacacacgtcacCGCCTCTTAACATCACActgacaactttttttttccttttgcatcGTCTCTCCACCAGACGTGACGCCTCCACCTccaaaagaagaaggtaaaCAAGTTGCCATTACGTGCTGCACATGTTAAATAACTTTATCAAGTGGAATTATTCAATACAATATCGAATatcatcttatttctcttctccttcctctgagACGTATTTGCGTTGATGTCTGAATCTTACACCTACGTTGTTTTGCTCCCTTCCCTGATCAGCTCCATGTCTGTGCCAGTCTCAGCGAGGACTTCGCAAGCGGCTTTATCAGAAGGCTGGGTTCCACTACGGTAAGTTATTTTATATCCTCTTTATTCTGTCTTACAAGTCAACAACATCAGTACACAAAGGTTTAATACAAGCCTGGCAGTGGAAGTGCGGGGCTGACATTGATAACTACTAATtgctttctaattttttttttttattttgccattATGTGACTCAACGCTAGGTAACTGTTCCGGGATATAGATATCTTATAAGATCCACTAATGTGAAAATGAACGGCATATAATATGTTGTGTTTTATGCTTCTTATACTGCTACGTTACGACGCATTAAGAATCCTGTTTGCGAATCATTTGATCAATCAATCACTTTCTATGCCCTGAATgacacatctttttctttttcagcggTGCGTGGGATCGTAAAGAGCGTGGACACGTTTGGTGAACTGACCCTCACGACGGTAgcggtgaaggaggtggtgcgGGAAGGCCGGGTGAGGGTGGCGATTGGTGAAGACGGACACTTGTGGACCAACCGATCATGCGTGTGCCCATCACTTGACATTGATCAGTGAGTACCTTCTGCTAAACTGTACACTATGAATTGACACTGATATTgtcctttttctattccttcaccaccactagatGAAAACTATGTGccgcttttattcttttttctttttcactttatttctttcctttcttttttcttcgatttcatgtttttaagtttttagtATTACCTCTGTGCTAACATATCTCCACGTCCTAACAGAGAGTACTTGATGCTGGGGTGGGAGGATTTCGCCAATAGCTGCCTCCTGTTTCCTGAGGGCAGTCTCGCACTCCACTATAGGAAGAAATACGCCAGGAAAATCAAGGTAGGTTATCTTCTAGGACTTTTCGAggttgctaccaccaccatcacactgccaactttactactactactgctacaggaAAGGAACATTCATGACGTTCTGCTTACATGTTTTGCAGAAATGGGAAGCTGAAGCCACCCCCACGCCTGTCCCCAGCACCAGCCCCGCTCACTATGCCCCCACACCTGCCCGTAGCCAGGTCAGAAAtatttacaaaagaaaaaagaagaagaaacgaaggagaaggaggaggaggagaaggcgaagaagaaagggaagactcGCTGAAAGACGTGGGcaggaggaaaagacaagagGGAGGTGACAAGAGGACCATCATGACCGCAGCCACTGATCATTGTTACATTGCCGTCTGTCAACACTGCAGTTTATAACTATGTGAAATCTAACATACTGTATAGTTTTCCTTCATATATAGTCTAAAAATCACACGTATATGCACCATACGAGTAATGAAACAAGTGAGTAATGTACAACAGGCTCGTCTCTACTCAATATAGATTCAGTTCCGCTTGTCGAGAAGTACCGAACTTATTTTACGTGcggttctgaaacacttctgctctATATCCTCACTAAATTCATGACTATTCGAAGTTACATAGGTttgtaagagtgttttcatggttctagtgatatttTAAGTAAACTTCCACATGAATGATAAGAGAAACATTCTTGGAAACTTGGCAAAATCTTGAGAAGCCagcaaatcatctctgtgacctttgagaAAAGTCGTGACGAGAGAGcaaaagcgttttagaatacgtTCCGTACTGCGTTCAATTATGGAGGGTTAGGGGTTCATGCTCAGTAACCTGAATGAATCGACTCAatcacaggaaaagaaaaagtattctTCGAATACCCAACTCATATGTTCCCAGTGTAAATTTTAGCAATATCGTTTGTTGCTAGTGATAGAACCACTGACGtcgttttcaagggtgtttgtaTGATTCCGGTGATAAGTTTTGTCACGACTGCATCATCAAAGAAAAACACCCATGACaattctccttctcatcctcctggGTCTTATACGTACAGTACACGTGTGTAGTTGCTTTATATTAGCACTGTTAATAAAAGTTTTACTAGAATCaagttttcttaatttctgaTAAAATTATACTATAGCGAATTTTTTCCAACTAATATTGTTCGGGATATTGGTCTAGAAGAAACGAAACCAactaaaactaaacaaaatataagaaaaaataataaaacgagagagagagagagagagagagagagagagagagagagagagagagaagaggaagaggaaatgcagGGAGTGACTTTTAacttcactgccaccaccactaccactatcaccatactcaccatcaatgaaaaaaaatcaccttttactttgtttttgctCTGCATTACGTGCAATGCTACT from the Portunus trituberculatus isolate SZX2019 chromosome 17, ASM1759143v1, whole genome shotgun sequence genome contains:
- the LOC123504767 gene encoding LOW QUALITY PROTEIN: secreted frizzled-related protein 3-like (The sequence of the model RefSeq protein was modified relative to this genomic sequence to represent the inferred CDS: deleted 1 base in 1 codon), with protein sequence MDQVFGSAGVFLCSMYAPICTLDFVSEAIPPCRSVCEAAREGCEPLLAKFDIPWPSALACEALPWYDRSVCITPQAIISDVTPPPPKEEAPCLCQSQRGLRKRLYQKAGFHYAVRGIVKSVDTFGELTLTTVAVKEVVREGRVRVAIGEDGHLWTNRSCVCPSLDIDQEYLMLGWEDFANSCLLFPEGSLALHYRKKYARKIKKWEAEATPTPVPSTSPAHYAPTPARSQVRNIYKRKKKKKRRRRRRRRRRRRKGRLAERRGQEEKTRGR